A region of Saccharococcus thermophilus DNA encodes the following proteins:
- the fliG gene encoding flagellar motor switch protein FliG yields the protein MAKRDRKGGLTGRQKAAILLISLGPDVSASVYKHLSEEEIEKLTLEISNVRQVTTDEKEEVLEEFHQIALAQDYIAQGGIAYAKEVLEKALGPEKAMNIINRLTSALMVRPFDFARKADPMQILNFIQNEHPQTIALILSYLEPAQAGQILSSLPQEMQADVARRIALMDSTSPDIINEVEQILERKLSTTVVQDYTQTGGIEAVVEVLNQVDRSTERTILDALEIQDPELAEEIKKRMFVFEDIVTLDNRAIQRVIREVDNNDLMLALKVASDEVKEIVFRNMSTRMAETFKEEMEYMGPVRLRDVEEAQSRIVAVIRRLEEAGEIVVARGGGDDIIV from the coding sequence ATGGCAAAGCGTGACAGAAAAGGGGGACTGACGGGGAGGCAAAAAGCGGCGATTCTGCTCATTTCCCTTGGCCCCGATGTTTCCGCCTCCGTTTATAAACATTTGTCGGAAGAAGAGATTGAGAAACTGACGTTAGAAATTTCTAACGTCCGCCAAGTAACGACAGACGAAAAAGAAGAAGTGCTGGAAGAATTTCATCAAATTGCACTGGCGCAAGATTATATTGCCCAAGGCGGAATTGCCTATGCGAAAGAAGTGTTAGAAAAGGCTCTCGGCCCGGAAAAGGCGATGAACATCATCAACCGGCTGACATCGGCGTTGATGGTGCGGCCGTTCGATTTTGCCCGTAAAGCCGATCCAATGCAAATTTTAAATTTTATTCAAAATGAGCATCCACAAACGATCGCCCTTATCCTTTCTTATCTCGAACCGGCGCAGGCAGGACAGATTTTGTCCTCTTTGCCGCAAGAAATGCAGGCCGATGTGGCGCGGCGCATCGCCTTAATGGACAGCACTTCGCCTGACATTATAAACGAAGTAGAACAAATTTTAGAGCGAAAACTATCGACAACGGTAGTGCAAGACTATACGCAGACGGGTGGCATCGAAGCGGTCGTTGAAGTATTGAATCAAGTCGACCGCAGCACAGAGCGGACAATTCTCGATGCTCTGGAAATTCAAGATCCCGAACTTGCCGAAGAAATTAAAAAGCGGATGTTTGTTTTCGAAGATATTGTCACTCTTGATAATCGTGCAATCCAGCGCGTCATTCGCGAAGTAGATAACAATGATTTAATGTTGGCGCTGAAAGTAGCCAGCGATGAAGTCAAAGAAATTGTCTTCCGCAACATGTCGACGCGAATGGCGGAAACGTTCAAAGAAGAAATGGAATATATGGGGCCTGTCCGTCTGCGCGATGTCGAAGAAGCGCAGTCACGGATTGTCGCCGTAATCCGCCGCCTCGAAGAAGCAGGAGAGATTGTCGTTGCCCGTGGGGGAGGAGATGATATCATTGTCTAA
- the codY gene encoding GTP-sensing pleiotropic transcriptional regulator CodY: MNLLEKTRKINAMLQKAAGRPVNFKEMAETLCEVIEANIFVVSRRGKLLGFAIKQSIENERMKRMLEERQFPEEYTKNLFNITETSPNIDINSEYTAFPVENRDLFKTGLTTIVPINGGGERLGTLILSRLDREFNDDDLILAEYGATVVGMEILREKAEEIEEEARSKAVVQMAISSLSYSELEAIEHIFEELEGTEGLLVASKIADRVGITRSVIVNALRKLESAGVIESRSLGMKGTYIKVLNDKFLTELEKLKSS; this comes from the coding sequence ATGAATTTATTAGAAAAGACAAGAAAGATTAACGCAATGCTGCAAAAAGCAGCAGGACGACCAGTAAACTTTAAAGAAATGGCGGAAACGCTCTGTGAAGTCATCGAAGCAAACATATTTGTCGTCAGTCGCCGCGGCAAACTGCTTGGCTTTGCCATTAAGCAATCAATTGAAAACGAACGAATGAAAAGAATGCTCGAAGAGCGTCAATTCCCGGAAGAATATACGAAAAACTTATTTAACATTACGGAAACATCCCCTAATATCGATATTAATAGCGAATATACCGCATTTCCAGTGGAAAATCGCGACTTATTTAAAACGGGCTTGACGACGATCGTGCCGATCAACGGCGGCGGTGAACGCCTTGGAACCCTTATTTTATCAAGATTAGACCGTGAATTTAATGACGATGATCTCATTTTGGCGGAGTACGGCGCAACCGTTGTCGGCATGGAAATTTTGCGCGAGAAAGCGGAAGAAATTGAGGAAGAGGCGCGCAGCAAAGCGGTTGTGCAAATGGCGATCAGCTCATTGTCATATAGCGAACTAGAAGCGATCGAACATATTTTTGAAGAATTAGAAGGTACGGAAGGATTGCTTGTCGCAAGTAAAATCGCTGACCGCGTCGGCATTACCCGCTCGGTCATTGTCAATGCCCTCCGCAAACTAGAAAGCGCCGGTGTTATTGAATCGCGTTCGCTTGGCATGAAAGGAACATATATTAAAGTCTTAAATGATAAATTTTTGACGGAATTAGAAAAATTGAAATCAAGCTGA
- the flgD gene encoding flagellar hook assembly protein FlgD: MTTNGIDASLLLDNYKPPEQKTGNQILGKDDFLKILLAQLENQDPLNPMEDKDFIAQMATFSSLEQMINISNMLEQWMQTTQHDALLRYSEWIGKNVYWQDGEAIKSGTVKSVSQKDNQIFLELDNGTVVAANSVVKVESNK; encoded by the coding sequence ATGACGACAAATGGCATTGATGCAAGCTTGCTGCTTGACAACTATAAGCCGCCGGAGCAAAAAACAGGAAACCAAATATTAGGAAAAGATGATTTTTTAAAAATATTGCTCGCCCAATTGGAAAATCAAGATCCGCTAAACCCGATGGAAGATAAAGACTTTATTGCGCAAATGGCGACGTTTTCTTCGTTAGAGCAGATGATCAATATTTCGAACATGCTGGAGCAATGGATGCAAACGACGCAGCATGATGCGCTTCTTCGCTACAGTGAGTGGATTGGCAAAAACGTCTATTGGCAAGACGGTGAGGCGATCAAAAGCGGGACAGTAAAATCGGTATCGCAAAAAGACAATCAAATTTTTCTTGAGCTTGATAACGGCACCGTAGTTGCAGCGAATTCGGTTGTGAAAGTCGAATCGAATAAATAA
- the flgC gene encoding flagellar basal body rod protein FlgC, giving the protein MSIFQSLNITASALTAQRLRMDVISSNMANVDTTRARLVNGRWEPYRRKLVVMEPRQEGFATYLQAAMDRPDSVGSGVKVTKIVEDPSPFKLVYDPSHPDAGPDGYVRLPNVDPLKEMVDLIGATRSYEANVTVFNASKGMLMKALEIGK; this is encoded by the coding sequence ATGTCTATTTTCCAAAGTTTAAATATTACAGCATCTGCCCTGACGGCCCAGCGGCTGCGCATGGATGTGATTTCCTCCAATATGGCCAACGTGGATACGACGCGGGCACGGCTTGTAAATGGAAGGTGGGAGCCGTATCGCCGCAAATTAGTGGTGATGGAGCCGCGCCAGGAAGGTTTTGCTACATATTTACAAGCAGCCATGGACCGCCCGGATTCTGTTGGAAGCGGGGTAAAAGTAACGAAAATCGTTGAGGATCCTAGTCCTTTTAAACTTGTTTACGACCCTTCCCATCCTGATGCAGGACCCGACGGCTACGTCCGGCTTCCTAATGTCGATCCGTTAAAGGAAATGGTCGATTTGATTGGGGCTACGCGTTCCTATGAAGCGAATGTCACCGTATTTAATGCGTCGAAAGGAATGTTGATGAAGGCGTTAGAGATTGGGAAATAA
- the fliF gene encoding flagellar basal-body MS-ring/collar protein FliF: MLNKLKEWMNRFTLFWKERTKKQKWMAIAGLALFIAAVGAIVFFATRTEYVPLYSNLTPQEAGQIKATLDQRGVKSQVTDNGTTIEVPKDQADSLKVELAAEGIPNSGVIDYSFFGKNASFGMTDNEFNMVKLEAMQNELANLIKSIDGVEDAKVMISLPQPSVFVGDDKGEASASIVLKTKPGYQFSDQQIRALYHLVSKSVPNLPTDNIVIMNQFFEYYDLKNNGENSTGTTFAAQQEIKRQIERDIQRQVQQMLGTMMGQDKVVVSVTADVDFTQEKREEDLVTPVDRKNNEGIAVSVQRIKETYSGNGARPGGTVGTGQNAVPSYQAGTGETNGDYERTEETVNYEVNKIKRHIVESPYKIRDLGIQVMVEPPDPKNPSSLPPQTINDIQKILGTIVRTSIDKGYGQTLTDQDINNRVVVSVQNFNGKTMFTQPKQTIPMWVYIAGGAALVLLIVLAVLLWRRRREDEEEEEEIFDQPVVQQVPDIHEAHETEATMRRRQLERLAKEKPDEFAKLLRTWLSEE; encoded by the coding sequence ATATTAAATAAATTAAAGGAATGGATGAATCGCTTCACTTTATTTTGGAAAGAAAGAACAAAAAAACAAAAATGGATGGCTATTGCCGGTCTTGCCCTTTTCATCGCGGCTGTTGGCGCGATCGTCTTTTTTGCGACAAGAACCGAGTATGTGCCGCTATACAGCAATTTAACGCCGCAGGAGGCGGGACAAATCAAAGCAACGCTTGACCAGCGCGGTGTTAAATCGCAAGTAACTGATAACGGCACGACGATCGAAGTGCCAAAAGATCAGGCCGACTCGCTAAAAGTAGAATTAGCGGCAGAAGGAATACCAAACAGCGGCGTTATTGATTATTCTTTTTTTGGGAAAAACGCCAGCTTTGGGATGACTGATAACGAATTTAACATGGTCAAGCTGGAAGCGATGCAAAATGAACTCGCCAATTTAATTAAAAGTATTGACGGTGTTGAGGATGCGAAAGTAATGATTAGTCTCCCGCAGCCGAGTGTGTTTGTTGGGGACGATAAAGGAGAAGCGTCCGCCTCGATCGTCTTAAAAACAAAACCAGGATACCAATTTAGCGATCAGCAAATTAGAGCGCTGTATCATCTTGTTTCGAAAAGCGTTCCTAATCTCCCTACAGATAATATCGTCATTATGAATCAATTTTTTGAGTATTATGATTTAAAAAATAACGGAGAAAATTCGACAGGAACTACGTTTGCTGCGCAGCAAGAAATAAAAAGACAAATTGAACGCGATATCCAGCGGCAAGTTCAGCAAATGTTAGGAACGATGATGGGACAAGATAAAGTAGTCGTGTCCGTAACGGCGGATGTCGACTTTACCCAAGAAAAACGGGAAGAAGATCTTGTCACCCCTGTCGATAGAAAAAATAACGAAGGCATTGCCGTAAGCGTGCAGCGCATTAAGGAAACATATTCCGGCAACGGCGCCCGTCCTGGCGGCACCGTCGGTACAGGACAAAACGCAGTGCCGAGCTATCAAGCCGGTACAGGCGAAACAAACGGCGATTACGAGCGGACGGAAGAGACGGTCAATTATGAAGTAAATAAAATTAAAAGACATATTGTCGAAAGCCCATATAAAATTCGCGATTTAGGCATTCAAGTGATGGTAGAGCCGCCTGATCCGAAAAATCCAAGTTCGCTGCCTCCGCAGACGATCAATGACATTCAAAAAATATTAGGAACAATTGTCAGAACTTCTATTGATAAAGGGTACGGACAAACATTAACCGATCAAGATATTAATAACCGTGTTGTCGTTTCTGTGCAAAACTTTAACGGAAAAACAATGTTTACCCAACCAAAACAGACGATCCCAATGTGGGTCTATATTGCTGGCGGCGCAGCGCTTGTTCTGCTTATTGTTCTGGCCGTTTTATTGTGGCGCCGGCGCCGGGAAGACGAGGAAGAGGAAGAAGAAATTTTCGACCAGCCGGTTGTGCAACAAGTTCCAGACATTCACGAAGCGCATGAAACAGAGGCGACCATGCGCCGCAGACAGCTAGAGCGGCTGGCGAAAGAAAAGCCGGATGAATTTGCCAAATTGTTAAGAACGTGGTTATCGGAAGAGTAG
- the fliE gene encoding flagellar hook-basal body complex protein FliE, with protein MIQGIGRSLFSQAANAAMQTKPMAAQKEFSNFLKEAINKVNNEQVQADRLTEKLVNGENVDLHQVMIASQKASISLQLTLEIRNKVIEAYQEMMRMQI; from the coding sequence ATGATTCAGGGAATTGGGCGCTCATTGTTTTCGCAAGCTGCGAATGCTGCCATGCAGACAAAGCCGATGGCGGCGCAAAAAGAGTTTTCCAACTTTTTAAAAGAAGCGATCAATAAAGTCAATAATGAGCAAGTGCAGGCCGATAGGCTGACAGAAAAACTAGTAAACGGCGAAAACGTCGATTTGCATCAAGTAATGATCGCTTCGCAAAAAGCAAGCATTTCCTTGCAACTTACATTAGAAATCCGCAATAAAGTAATTGAAGCATATCAAGAAATGATGCGAATGCAAATATAA
- a CDS encoding flagellar hook-length control protein FliK codes for MKLAAIYLPLLEQPIAGSSKKSAPNLAGEKEACSPFQQLLANMKTTAKDSEGNIFLAQGRSSSARDEKVGHGGTEEWQACLLFLLNGMPAAKQEDFSKVFTDDAIKQGNYAGEKEAIERILQQINNGAINISPRQLSSMITDQLASESQQDWLMSLLPDKVSKGNQDLRSFLQQLLEKWMEQAKGEEEVFGQGKKLDSSLLNRFSLSPGNFHKDFSSSPTTASKIERQNMAQLFPMSPLNGTMVTSQENIPVITVEQTLPEQQESESFLQQLTKVLQSSRFTRFQNGNAQLVIRLYPEHLGTLTVKVVREHGALTAKLIVSTDSAKELLDANLPQLCQMLDTGNITVEKWNVWTDERHTPGFYQGEREHGQKQQQQRKEEKLKKQPLSHFAVEMLDAEA; via the coding sequence GTGAAACTTGCGGCGATATATTTACCGTTATTAGAACAGCCAATCGCAGGATCGTCGAAAAAATCCGCTCCAAACCTGGCAGGGGAAAAAGAAGCATGCAGTCCATTTCAGCAATTGCTTGCGAATATGAAAACAACCGCGAAGGATAGCGAAGGAAACATATTCCTTGCGCAAGGACGCTCTTCATCAGCGCGAGATGAGAAAGTCGGCCACGGAGGGACGGAAGAATGGCAAGCTTGTCTTCTTTTTCTGCTTAATGGCATGCCAGCTGCGAAGCAGGAAGATTTTTCGAAGGTCTTTACTGACGACGCAATCAAACAAGGCAATTATGCTGGAGAAAAAGAGGCGATCGAGCGCATCCTCCAGCAAATAAATAATGGTGCTATTAACATATCACCCAGACAACTAAGCAGCATGATAACGGATCAACTTGCAAGCGAATCGCAACAAGATTGGCTTATGTCGTTATTGCCCGACAAGGTAAGTAAAGGAAATCAGGATTTGCGATCCTTTTTGCAACAATTGCTAGAAAAGTGGATGGAACAAGCCAAGGGGGAAGAGGAGGTTTTCGGTCAAGGCAAAAAACTGGACAGTTCGTTATTGAATCGGTTTTCTCTTTCGCCTGGCAATTTCCATAAGGATTTTTCTTCTTCGCCGACGACTGCTAGCAAAATAGAAAGACAGAACATGGCACAGTTGTTTCCTATGTCGCCGCTGAATGGAACGATGGTGACGTCACAAGAGAATATCCCGGTGATCACAGTGGAGCAAACGTTGCCAGAACAGCAAGAAAGCGAATCGTTTCTTCAGCAGCTGACGAAGGTGCTCCAATCAAGCCGTTTTACCCGTTTCCAAAATGGAAATGCACAGCTCGTTATCCGCCTTTATCCTGAACATTTAGGAACGTTGACGGTAAAAGTAGTGCGGGAACATGGAGCATTAACAGCGAAGCTCATCGTATCGACCGATTCTGCCAAAGAGCTGTTAGACGCTAATTTGCCGCAGCTCTGTCAAATGTTAGATACCGGGAATATCACCGTGGAAAAATGGAACGTATGGACGGACGAGCGACATACTCCCGGATTTTATCAAGGGGAGCGGGAACACGGACAAAAACAACAACAGCAGCGAAAAGAAGAGAAACTGAAAAAACAGCCGCTTTCTCATTTTGCGGTGGAAATGTTGGATGCGGAAGCATAG
- the flgB gene encoding flagellar basal body rod protein FlgB, with translation MSLFSHTIRMLEQGLDYASLRQKVIANNIANVDTPNYKARDVQFRTELDRAIGSFEAKRTNPKHLPFLHTTDQKFFVTTRGNLVYNHNGNNVDIDQEMSNLAENQIYYNALVEQLNGKLTELKTVIKGGK, from the coding sequence TTGTCACTGTTCTCACATACAATCAGAATGCTAGAACAAGGTCTTGATTATGCGTCATTGCGGCAAAAAGTGATTGCCAATAATATTGCCAATGTAGACACGCCCAATTATAAAGCGAGAGACGTCCAGTTTAGGACGGAACTAGATCGCGCGATCGGTTCGTTTGAAGCAAAACGGACAAACCCGAAACATCTGCCGTTTCTCCATACTACCGATCAAAAATTTTTCGTGACGACAAGGGGGAATCTAGTTTACAATCATAATGGAAACAATGTCGATATAGACCAGGAAATGTCGAATTTAGCGGAAAATCAAATTTATTACAACGCATTGGTGGAGCAGCTAAACGGAAAGTTGACGGAGTTAAAAACGGTCATTAAAGGAGGAAAATAA
- a CDS encoding MotE family protein, whose amino-acid sequence MMPNQEVEKEEKESRWQWFLFIIVIPTLFAVALAFVIMAIAGVNLVDAAKTYSRHIPIISQWIDVQKIEKKLVATIEKQKATIADQKKQIRHLENELSAKQQEVDQLKQSLENLQKQQSASAQSAKTEAIQNKVMTMDDVANMYKAMSEKNAAAILTNMSESDVLAILSALDSDKAAAILEKMPPDQAAKYTSILARRAEENQAVEGAAQ is encoded by the coding sequence ATGATGCCGAATCAAGAAGTGGAGAAAGAAGAAAAAGAAAGCAGATGGCAATGGTTTTTATTCATTATTGTGATCCCGACATTATTTGCCGTGGCATTAGCCTTTGTCATTATGGCGATTGCCGGAGTCAATCTCGTTGATGCAGCCAAAACGTATAGCCGCCATATTCCGATTATTTCGCAATGGATAGATGTGCAAAAGATAGAAAAGAAATTAGTGGCAACAATTGAAAAGCAAAAAGCTACGATTGCCGACCAAAAAAAGCAGATTCGCCATTTAGAAAACGAATTATCAGCAAAACAGCAAGAAGTGGACCAATTGAAACAATCGCTTGAAAATTTGCAAAAGCAACAGTCAGCGTCAGCGCAATCGGCAAAAACGGAAGCCATTCAAAACAAAGTCATGACGATGGACGATGTTGCCAATATGTATAAAGCGATGTCGGAGAAAAACGCCGCAGCGATTTTAACCAATATGTCGGAAAGTGATGTGCTTGCGATTTTATCAGCATTAGACAGCGACAAAGCGGCGGCGATTTTGGAAAAAATGCCGCCTGATCAGGCAGCGAAGTATACGTCCATTCTGGCAAGACGCGCGGAAGAAAATCAAGCAGTGGAGGGGGCGGCACAGTGA
- the fliH gene encoding flagellar assembly protein FliH: MISLSNVIKAPSLKNRMGKKTIEIKRFFLEQPYETEKQPEDYETIMKQVKQEAAQIKQEAEQYYESVRRQVLKEKEEWRIEKEQLVQSAREEGYHAGFEHGRQEALQHYEQLIAEARHITELANAQFYEQINASAETILRIGIKVAERILGETLGKEHDYFLSLVKRVLQEVREQTEVTIYVHPLSYETVAKQKEELKSLFSHEVDLFIHPDDQLQEYGCIIETPFGRIDASVDTQLMQIKEKLAARMKEGISAELASTP; encoded by the coding sequence ATGATATCATTGTCTAACGTCATTAAAGCACCGTCACTGAAAAATCGCATGGGTAAAAAAACGATTGAGATTAAACGTTTTTTTCTCGAGCAGCCGTATGAAACGGAAAAACAGCCGGAAGACTACGAAACGATCATGAAACAAGTAAAACAGGAAGCGGCGCAAATCAAGCAGGAAGCTGAGCAATATTATGAATCGGTGCGCCGGCAAGTGCTGAAAGAAAAAGAGGAATGGCGCATCGAAAAGGAGCAGCTGGTCCAATCCGCGCGTGAGGAAGGATATCACGCTGGGTTTGAGCATGGCCGCCAAGAAGCATTGCAGCACTATGAACAGCTGATCGCCGAGGCCCGTCATATTACGGAATTGGCAAACGCGCAGTTTTACGAACAAATCAATGCATCGGCAGAAACGATTTTGCGCATTGGCATCAAAGTGGCGGAGCGCATTCTTGGCGAAACATTAGGAAAAGAGCATGATTATTTTTTATCGCTAGTAAAGCGGGTCCTGCAAGAAGTGCGTGAGCAAACGGAAGTGACGATTTACGTCCATCCGCTTTCCTATGAAACAGTGGCTAAGCAAAAAGAAGAATTAAAATCGTTATTTTCTCATGAAGTCGATTTATTTATTCATCCAGACGATCAGCTTCAAGAGTATGGGTGTATCATTGAAACGCCGTTCGGGCGCATCGATGCGAGCGTGGATACACAGCTCATGCAAATAAAAGAAAAGCTAGCCGCGCGAATGAAAGAAGGGATATCCGCTGAACTGGCAAGCACTCCTTGA
- the fliI gene encoding flagellar protein export ATPase FliI → MDKIDTYKRFGKVSRVIGLMIEAKGPESSVGDLCYIHVGSGGQKQKIAAEVVGFKEQHILLMPFSTVQHISPGCMVEATGRPLQVHVGASLIGQVLDPLGFPLDGRPLPKGLQPISIERNPPNPLSRPPIAEPIEVGVRLIDSLLAVGKGQRVGIFAGSGVGKSTLMGMIARHTSADINVIALIGERGREVREFIERDLGPEGLARSIVVVATSDQPALMRVKGAYTATAIAEYFRDQGMDVMFMMDSVTRVAMAQREIGLAVGEPPTTKGYTPSVFAILPKLLERTGTNSHGTITAFYTVLVDGDDMNEPIADTVRGILDGHFVLERSLANKGQYPAINVLKSVSRVMNHIVTPEHRQAADKLRQLLSTYIDSEDLINIGAYKRGSSREIDEAIRFYPKIMSFCKQDVNEKMTRDESIEMLFRLVQTG, encoded by the coding sequence ATGGACAAGATAGACACGTATAAACGTTTTGGCAAAGTATCGCGTGTCATCGGTTTAATGATTGAAGCAAAAGGGCCGGAAAGTTCCGTGGGCGACCTCTGTTATATTCACGTCGGCAGCGGCGGACAAAAACAAAAAATCGCGGCGGAAGTAGTTGGATTTAAAGAGCAGCATATCTTGTTAATGCCATTTTCGACCGTTCAGCATATTTCGCCGGGATGTATGGTGGAAGCGACGGGAAGGCCGCTGCAAGTGCATGTCGGCGCTTCGTTGATCGGCCAAGTGCTCGACCCGCTTGGATTTCCTCTTGATGGCAGGCCTTTGCCGAAAGGATTGCAGCCGATTTCGATCGAACGCAATCCGCCAAATCCGCTGTCAAGACCGCCGATCGCGGAACCAATTGAAGTAGGAGTGCGCCTTATCGACAGCTTGCTTGCCGTTGGCAAAGGGCAACGCGTCGGCATATTTGCCGGCTCCGGCGTCGGCAAAAGCACGTTGATGGGGATGATTGCCCGTCACACGAGCGCCGATATCAATGTGATCGCGTTAATTGGCGAACGCGGGCGCGAAGTGCGTGAATTTATTGAACGAGACCTTGGCCCGGAAGGATTAGCGCGCTCCATTGTCGTCGTTGCCACCTCCGATCAGCCCGCGCTGATGCGCGTGAAAGGGGCGTATACCGCCACCGCGATCGCGGAATATTTCCGTGACCAAGGAATGGATGTCATGTTTATGATGGATTCAGTGACGCGCGTGGCAATGGCGCAGCGCGAGATTGGGCTGGCGGTCGGTGAACCGCCGACAACAAAAGGCTATACGCCGTCCGTATTTGCAATATTGCCGAAACTGCTAGAGCGTACAGGAACGAACTCGCACGGCACGATCACCGCTTTTTATACGGTGTTAGTAGACGGCGATGATATGAATGAGCCGATTGCCGATACGGTCCGCGGCATTTTGGACGGCCATTTTGTCCTTGAGCGCAGTTTAGCCAATAAAGGGCAATACCCGGCGATTAACGTATTAAAAAGCGTAAGCCGTGTGATGAACCATATTGTCACCCCAGAACATCGGCAAGCGGCAGATAAACTGCGCCAGCTCCTGTCTACGTATATAGATTCGGAGGACTTAATCAATATAGGGGCGTACAAGCGGGGATCTTCACGGGAAATTGATGAGGCGATTCGGTTTTATCCGAAAATCATGTCGTTTTGCAAACAAGATGTGAATGAAAAAATGACGAGGGATGAAAGCATTGAAATGCTGTTTCGTCTCGTTCAAACAGGGTGA
- the flgG gene encoding flagellar basal body rod protein FlgG, which translates to MLRSMYSGISAMKNFQIKLDVIGNNIANVNTYGFKKGRTIFKDLVSQQIAGASGPTANRGGVNPKQVGLGAQLAAIDTVHTQGSLQTTGRPLDLAISGDGFFVLGEGVNSNAVVNPVYTRAGNFYLDKQGNIVNADGLYLMGEPYNQPPSPNTATGTVGKINIPLNAKSFSIGSDGTVTYVDSNGNLQTAGKIKLAKFANNDGLEKAGQNLFRETANSGSIDKGGATGVDLTDLNDPGQGGTGTIVSGALEMSNVDLSEEFTEMIVAQRGFQANARIITTSDEILQELVNLKK; encoded by the coding sequence ATGCTTCGTTCTATGTATTCGGGAATTAGTGCAATGAAAAATTTTCAAATAAAGCTGGACGTAATTGGGAACAACATCGCAAATGTCAATACATATGGATTTAAAAAAGGAAGAACGATTTTTAAAGATTTAGTGAGTCAGCAAATTGCAGGGGCAAGCGGTCCGACAGCAAACCGCGGCGGCGTTAATCCAAAACAAGTTGGATTGGGTGCGCAGTTGGCAGCGATTGATACCGTTCATACCCAAGGTAGCTTACAAACAACAGGACGTCCGTTAGACTTAGCCATTTCTGGAGATGGGTTTTTTGTACTTGGAGAAGGTGTAAATAGTAATGCAGTTGTTAATCCAGTATATACGAGAGCGGGAAATTTTTATTTAGATAAACAAGGAAATATTGTTAATGCCGATGGTTTATATTTAATGGGAGAACCTTATAATCAGCCTCCGAGCCCAAATACAGCTACAGGAACTGTTGGTAAAATTAACATTCCTCTAAACGCTAAAAGTTTTAGCATCGGTTCTGATGGAACTGTGACTTATGTTGATAGTAACGGTAATCTACAAACAGCAGGAAAAATTAAATTAGCAAAATTTGCGAATAATGATGGATTAGAGAAGGCAGGGCAGAATCTATTTAGAGAAACAGCAAACTCTGGTTCTATTGACAAAGGAGGAGCGACTGGAGTAGATTTGACGGATCTGAACGACCCTGGACAAGGCGGAACTGGCACCATCGTCTCCGGTGCTTTGGAAATGTCCAACGTCGACCTTTCGGAAGAATTTACGGAAATGATTGTCGCCCAGCGCGGCTTCCAGGCCAACGCCCGCATTATTACGACATCGGATGAAATTTTGCAAGAGCTTGTCAATTTGAAGAAATAG
- the fliJ gene encoding flagellar export protein FliJ, giving the protein MEYAFKLQKVLSMKENEKNLAMREYNEAVRRFEETAEKLYHLLKQKEEHEEMHKQKLQLGLSVQDIRHFQQYIASLERTIHHYQILVMQAREQMQRKQSKLTELNIEVKKYEKIKEKYMQAVRLAEKRVENKWMDEISVQRFVHRGD; this is encoded by the coding sequence ATGGAGTACGCGTTTAAGCTGCAAAAAGTGTTGTCGATGAAAGAAAATGAAAAAAATCTGGCGATGAGAGAATACAATGAAGCGGTGCGGCGCTTTGAGGAGACGGCGGAAAAATTATACCATTTGCTGAAACAAAAAGAGGAGCATGAAGAAATGCATAAGCAAAAGCTCCAATTGGGGTTGTCCGTCCAAGACATCCGCCACTTCCAACAGTATATCGCCAGTCTAGAGAGAACGATCCATCATTATCAAATTCTTGTCATGCAGGCAAGAGAACAAATGCAGCGTAAACAAAGCAAACTGACGGAGCTCAATATTGAAGTGAAAAAGTATGAAAAAATAAAAGAAAAATATATGCAAGCTGTCCGGCTTGCAGAAAAAAGAGTTGAAAATAAATGGATGGATGAAATTTCTGTTCAACGTTTTGTACATCGGGGAGATTAG